A single genomic interval of Synergistaceae bacterium harbors:
- a CDS encoding YidC/Oxa1 family membrane protein insertase: MLYNIFIEPLIIILRSIYLYINYFAGNLGISLMILSVVMNILLRPFTLWASRIQDKERRIQNILSPQIAEIKQNFHGVEQHEELSALYKRYSYNPIYAIRSGLDLFVQLLPLMAAYIMLSELEILKGVSFFGIKDLSKPDALLAGINILPILMTFFNILATLTTKKFTKRERV, encoded by the coding sequence ATGCTGTATAATATTTTCATTGAGCCGTTAATTATAATATTGCGCTCGATTTATTTATACATAAATTATTTTGCTGGAAATCTGGGAATCTCGTTAATGATTCTTTCAGTCGTAATGAATATATTGTTAAGGCCGTTTACTTTATGGGCTTCAAGAATTCAGGACAAGGAACGCAGAATACAAAATATTTTATCGCCTCAGATTGCCGAGATAAAACAAAATTTTCACGGAGTCGAACAGCACGAGGAATTAAGCGCGCTTTATAAGAGATATTCATATAATCCGATTTATGCGATAAGATCCGGGCTTGATTTATTTGTGCAGCTTTTACCGTTAATGGCTGCTTATATAATGCTGTCTGAGCTTGAGATTCTCAAAGGAGTGTCATTTTTCGGGATAAAAGATTTATCAAAGCCTGATGCTTTATTAGCTGGAATTAATATATTGCCGATATTGATGACATTTTTTAATATTTTAGCGACTCTTACGACTAAGAAATTTACAAAACGTGAAAGAGT